The Salinispora tropica CNB-440 genome has a window encoding:
- a CDS encoding DUF2332 domain-containing protein — translation MTAADTYRTFATREACGVSPAYERLALAVSGDAELLALIERLPPAKRQPNLLFGVVRLLGGPVEDPAAFHAYVLANWPAIEAEIRRRATQTNEAGRCAVLLPLLAALPQPLALLEVGASAGLCLYPDRYAYRYDRQLLGDGRPVLDCALTGTLPPSRVPTVVWRAGLDLNPLDVTDADDVAWLDALIWPEHAHRRARLRAAANLVAADPPLLVRGDLVDDLPAVAALAPSGATLVVFHTTVLYQVPQRRRTAFVELVRGLPGNWIAAESSRTLSYDGLPDPPGAGFNNVLALDGKPLAWAQAHGQAAAWFG, via the coding sequence ATGACGGCAGCCGATACCTATCGCACCTTCGCTACCCGGGAAGCGTGTGGCGTGTCACCGGCGTACGAGCGCCTGGCGCTGGCGGTGTCCGGTGACGCCGAACTGCTCGCGTTGATCGAGCGGCTTCCGCCGGCCAAGCGGCAACCGAATCTGCTCTTCGGCGTGGTTCGGCTGCTCGGTGGTCCGGTCGAGGACCCGGCGGCCTTCCACGCCTATGTCCTGGCGAACTGGCCGGCGATCGAGGCGGAGATCCGGCGTAGGGCGACCCAGACGAACGAGGCGGGGCGGTGCGCCGTCCTGCTGCCGCTGCTCGCCGCGCTACCCCAACCACTCGCACTGTTGGAGGTCGGCGCGTCGGCGGGGCTCTGTCTCTACCCCGACCGTTACGCCTACCGTTACGACCGCCAGCTCCTGGGCGACGGCCGCCCGGTCCTCGACTGCGCCCTCACCGGCACCCTGCCCCCGAGCCGGGTCCCCACCGTGGTGTGGCGGGCCGGGCTGGACCTCAATCCGCTGGACGTGACCGACGCGGACGACGTCGCGTGGCTGGACGCCCTGATCTGGCCGGAGCACGCTCACCGGCGGGCGCGGCTGCGGGCGGCGGCGAACCTGGTCGCGGCCGATCCACCGCTGCTCGTCCGCGGCGACCTGGTGGACGACCTGCCGGCGGTGGCCGCACTGGCCCCATCCGGGGCGACCCTGGTGGTGTTCCACACGACCGTCCTGTACCAGGTGCCGCAGCGCCGCCGCACCGCCTTCGTCGAGTTGGTTCGTGGGCTGCCCGGCAACTGGATCGCCGCGGAGTCGTCGCGAACGCTGTCCTACGACGGATTGCCCGACCCACCCGGTGCCGGCTTCAACAATGTGCTCGCGCTCGACGGCAAGCCACTGGCGTGGGCCCAGGCGCACGGGCAGGCAGCGGCCTGGTTCGGTTAG
- a CDS encoding DUF5522 domain-containing protein, translated as MGGERRPLANRPLTEPHPSRLPPEDPQRERICAAHAAALAAGEAGYPDPTTGLFVLTAGFLARRGTCCGRGCRHCPYLD; from the coding sequence GTGGGTGGCGAGCGACGACCGTTGGCGAATCGGCCGTTGACCGAGCCGCATCCGTCTCGACTGCCGCCCGAGGACCCGCAACGGGAGCGGATCTGCGCCGCCCACGCCGCCGCTCTGGCGGCTGGGGAGGCCGGCTACCCCGACCCGACCACCGGCCTGTTCGTGCTTACCGCCGGTTTCCTCGCCCGCCGGGGTACCTGCTGCGGTCGCGGCTGCCGCCACTGCCCGTACCTCGACTGA
- a CDS encoding metal-dependent transcriptional regulator: MIEIIAHSLVDTTEMYLRTILELEEEGVPPLRARIAERLRQSGPTVSQTVARMERDGLLTVEGDRHLTLTDAGRDAAVSVMRKHRLAELLLVNVIGMPYEEAHEEACRWEHVMSDAVEQRVYDLLNRPTRSPYGNPIPGLEALGSAGPSAAEPAEGERNLAFPGLSGTVVVRRICESLQTNSDVLRQLHAAGVDPGATVTVAQERDGVSIDRYGDRVRLPREVASRVFVAAG, from the coding sequence GTGATTGAGATCATCGCGCACTCACTGGTCGACACGACCGAGATGTACCTGCGGACCATCCTCGAGCTCGAGGAGGAGGGTGTGCCGCCGCTTCGTGCCCGCATCGCCGAGCGGCTGCGCCAGAGCGGCCCCACCGTCAGCCAGACCGTCGCCCGGATGGAGCGGGACGGCCTGCTCACCGTGGAGGGCGACCGGCACCTGACGCTCACCGACGCCGGCCGCGACGCGGCGGTCTCCGTGATGCGTAAACATCGGCTGGCGGAGCTCCTGCTGGTCAACGTGATCGGAATGCCCTACGAGGAGGCCCACGAGGAGGCCTGCCGGTGGGAGCACGTCATGAGCGACGCCGTCGAACAACGGGTCTATGACCTGCTCAACCGCCCGACCCGGTCGCCGTACGGCAACCCGATCCCCGGGCTGGAGGCGCTGGGCTCAGCAGGCCCCTCCGCTGCCGAGCCCGCCGAGGGCGAACGCAACCTGGCGTTCCCCGGCCTCTCCGGCACGGTCGTGGTCCGACGGATCTGCGAAAGCCTGCAAACCAACTCGGATGTGTTACGCCAGCTGCACGCCGCCGGGGTCGATCCGGGTGCCACGGTGACGGTCGCTCAGGAGCGGGACGGCGTGTCGATCGACCGCTACGGCGACCGCGTCCGCCTCCCCCGCGAGGTGGCCTCCCGCGTCTTCGTCGCCGCCGGCTGA
- the bla gene encoding class A beta-lactamase gives MTISTHRVVAAVTAATALIALSGCVTADAAEDRARGREVTVGASAVVDLDHEFRQLEKRFDARLGIYAIDTGTGRTVRYQADERFAYASTFKALAAAEVLDETTDAELEQVVRYSADDLVDYSPITEQHVAEGMTLRAIAEAAVRYSDNTAGNLLLDHLGGPERFEKELKGIGDTVTDAARYETDLNEATPGDPRDTSTARALTEDLREYAVDDALEPGDRDTLNGWLRGNTTGGELIRAGVPDGWVVGDKSGAAGYGTRNDIAVIWPPDRAPIVLAVLSSRDEQDASYDNALIAQATEVVIAQL, from the coding sequence ATGACGATTTCGACACACCGTGTGGTGGCCGCGGTGACCGCGGCGACGGCACTCATCGCGCTGTCCGGGTGCGTCACCGCGGATGCGGCCGAGGATCGGGCGCGCGGCCGTGAGGTGACCGTCGGTGCATCAGCCGTAGTGGACCTGGACCACGAGTTCCGGCAGTTGGAGAAGAGGTTCGACGCACGGCTGGGGATCTACGCGATCGACACCGGCACCGGACGAACGGTGCGGTACCAGGCCGACGAGCGGTTCGCCTACGCCTCGACCTTCAAGGCGCTGGCCGCCGCCGAGGTCCTCGACGAGACCACCGACGCCGAACTGGAGCAGGTCGTGCGGTACTCGGCAGACGACCTGGTGGACTACTCGCCGATCACCGAGCAGCACGTCGCCGAGGGCATGACGCTGCGGGCCATCGCCGAGGCTGCCGTTCGCTACAGCGACAACACCGCCGGCAACCTGTTGCTGGACCACCTCGGTGGGCCGGAGCGGTTCGAGAAGGAACTGAAGGGAATCGGTGACACGGTCACCGACGCGGCTCGATACGAGACCGACCTCAACGAGGCGACACCGGGCGATCCGCGAGACACCAGCACCGCCCGAGCCCTCACCGAGGACCTACGGGAGTACGCCGTCGACGACGCCCTCGAACCCGGGGACCGCGACACCCTCAACGGGTGGCTGCGCGGCAACACCACCGGCGGGGAGCTGATCCGCGCCGGTGTCCCCGACGGCTGGGTTGTGGGGGACAAGTCCGGCGCGGCCGGGTACGGCACTCGTAACGACATCGCGGTGATCTGGCCACCGGATCGTGCGCCGATCGTCCTCGCCGTGCTGTCCAGCCGGGATGAGCAGGACGCCAGCTACGACAACGCCCTCATCGCCCAGGCCACGGAGGTGGTGATCGCCCAGCTGTGA